The Rattus norvegicus strain BN/NHsdMcwi chromosome 2, GRCr8, whole genome shotgun sequence nucleotide sequence CAACCACCCCTTGCTTTCACACACTTCTCCTGCTTCAACCTACTGCATGCTCTGTTAGGGTATGAGCTGctggctttcacacacacacacacacacacacacacacacacacactaaaaaatcACAAGAGATGTGTGTATAATTGCCTCACCTACCAGGGGGTAGAAGCAAGGTTTTTAACAGCCCTGAATCCCCATCCCCGTATTAGCACCAACTctttgttactccctttccccaGCCTCCTCCTGTGGACTGCAAGTTCCCAAAGTCAGCTCTTCCTGTGTCAATGTCCCACACTCAATCTGGGGCACAGCTTCTCACAAAATGTGAGGCAGATCCTGAAATCTCCTTCATTTAGGAAACATGCCCAAATTCCTCAGGAAATAACAACTGCTTTCACTCAAAATGATATGGCCATCTAAGGCTGTGAATCAACCCCACCACCCCAGGTGCTGGCCACACCCCCTCACACAGAGGGGGTCACTATGCTGCTCTCACCTCTAGAGCAGGCACTGTATGTACTTTCTGTGCCCTGCCCCCTTCACCAGAACACCGTCCCTAAACTTAATAATCAAAGGCGACAACCAGAGGGGACGCAGGGGGTCACTGTACCCTCAGCAGCTAGGGGAGGGACAAGAATCCTTCAACTTGAGTGTGAAGATGGTGTGCTTCCAGCAACAGCCACAGACCAAGCAGAAGCAGCACCAGAGGCTGCAAAAAAATGAGtcccccggggttggggatttagctcagtggtagagcgcttgcctagcaagcacaaggccccgggttcggtccccagctccgaaaaaaaaagaaaaaaagagagaaaaaaatgagtccCCCTCTTCATGTGAACCAAGCTAATGGCTTCTCTCATAGCCGAGGCCCACAAGCTGTCCATTTTCCCCACTTGCTCAACTGTTCTTTTTCTCACCCAGTGGGATGGGTTAGGGAAAGGAAGGTTACCTCTAGTTACTAAGCTACGTAACCCAAAATGAGCTGCACAGCCACCTGCGGCAAAGGCATAGAAACAGCCCAGCACAGTCCTTTCCTGTCAGGTCCCTTTTGAACAGGGCCACCTTCAGCACAGCTCTGGGCTTGGAGTAAGTTACCAACGctgtgggcagggcagggcagggctggtgGTGAGGTATAATTACTGGAACCTCCTAGCCAAGATTCCAAAGAGTCACAGTTTCAAAAGGACTTTTGTTTTCCCTTAAGTCACTAAGCACTTGCCAATTTGGGGTTGGGAATGCAGGATTGTGGCGGCAGGCACCTCCACAGCTATTTCTCGTAGCCTGGTCTCCCAGATACtcacagagaggacagaggaaaatGCTAAGCTATGGTTCCAAGTTCCACTGTCTGGTTTCTGGGGACCTAGCTTCTCCTTTTGTCACTCAGCTGTCACACAATTTTGACTCTAAAAGGCTCCAGTACGTTTACCTTTAAGGGTTCTTTTTCACCTCAGCTGTACCTAGAAATCGCCTGGGGAGACACTTAAATCTGATGCCTGGACTGCACTCCAGACCAATTTAATCCATCtttaaaaacaaccaaccaatcaaccagatGGTAATAGTGGtgatgcaagcctttaatcccagcacttgggaggcagaggcaggcagatctctgagttcgaggccagcctggtttttaGAGCGAGTTCCAAAAGAACTGCCTTGTATGCACACCAGCCTGGGTTTATACTCCAGGGtacttggaaagtggaagcaggaggatcagaatttcaaGTCCATCCTTCATTATACAAGTCCAGACCTATACTAGGCTGCTTGGACGTAgctaaaaaaaaatatcaaaaatcttTTGAGTAACTGCCAGTGTATGCACGCCAAGTTATATTTTTGTAGGGCAGATTTTTCAAACTTGCCAGATGATAATAACCATTTATATTAGCTTCATTTCGGGCTCCAGAGCTTACACTGTTACTGAAACATAGATTCTAAAGTATACcctttacaaatattttaaagtattaacattttttaaaagcatgtgaTCTTCCAACCATGTTTTAGGAAATAGACACAAGGAGCCGGCAAGTTTGGGGAGAAACAGTTCCTTAGGGCACAGAACTTAGGGCAGCTCTTCCCAACCTTGAATGCCCTGTGGGTTAACtgaaaaattgttaaaatatagGTTATTTATTGGACTTTTCTGAGCTGAGGTGTGAGAGTGTGTTTCTAACAAAACTCCGGGGCATGTGAAGCAGCTAGCTGGCCCTTGGATTACGCATGGGTTAGCAACATCCGAAAGCAATGTTTTTCAACCTGTGGATCGAGACCCCTTCACAGAGTTCACATCAGATATCCTgtctatcagatatttacattaagatccacaacagtagcaaaataggAGTCATcccaacaggaggaactgtattagaatCCCAGCagcaggaaggctgagaaccattgaGTTAAAGTACTCTAGGTAAAGGGGCTGCCCTAGAAAGAATCATTTAAATGAAACCACTGGCACAGAGGTGTATGCGGTGTCTGTGAGGGAACTGCCTGATCTTGTCCTCAATCTCAGGGAAGAACCATGGAGATGAGGGTGAGGGGCAGAGCTAACCCAGCCTCTCAGTAGGCAGAGTCTAGCGTCCACTGCCCAAGGAAGAAGTTTGCTGTGTGAGGTGACCTtgacatccacacacacaaagtgtCTGTAACCAAGTGAGGCTGGTGTGGGACAAgagggaaacacacacagtctCCCTACCGCATACTCCGTCCTTTACTTCTTCAGTTACCAGAGACTTGATGAGAACCTACTAGTAAACCACAGATTCAGAGGCAAATCAGATTTGGTCCCTGAATGGAAGAAACGTACAGTGGGAaataaaatcaggaaaacaatGTACAATATGAAACAGcaggtggtggtacacaccctgAGTATCAGCACTCATTCaagtgacagaggcaggcagatctgagttcgaggATAGCTTAGTCTGCAcaagtcagggctacacagtaaggccCTGTCACACTCACCCAGTGCTAAGGACAGGAGAGGCATCCTGAGAGATGAGCCAGCACAAAGGATCAGTAATAGCTCCTGGAGCAGCACCCGTCTTTTGCCAGgactatccctttgacctcttaaAACTAAGACTTTGTAACCTTCAGCTCTCCAAAGCAAGTGAGTCCACAGGCCAGAGGCCTTCAGATGAGCTCATCAGAGGGGAGGAGGTGGCTGCTTCCTCTCAGAACTCCAGAGCCCTCATTCTTTCTGGCTATGTCAGAACCCAGATCATTTccctcataaaacaaaacaaaacaaaaccaaacaaacaaaaatgttagcCTTTGCCCTTTATCTGACTGGCAAAGCTTTTAATTGGCTTGCTCTGTCATACTGCTAGACATAAAGGGGACAATCCCTGGATTAAGAAGTAGTTCTCCAGCTGGGCTAGGGAGTCTGGAGCCAAGGTAGACAGGGGTACAAGCACCACCATTCCACACTCTCGCTCAGCTCGTACGGGAGCAAGAGAATGTTACTCTATCCTAACcgagttttcctttttctctgtctcaTAGATAGgaagaattgaagagccagagaAAACGTCCCTTCTCTGAGGGGACAGCAGAGATGGGGAGTGGCAtcagtgctgaggacaaagaacTTGCCAAGAGGTCCAGGGAGCTGGAAAAGAAGCTGCAGGAGGATGCTGACAAGGAAGCCAAgactgtcaagctgctgctgcttggTGAGTGACACGAGTAGATGAACTAGCACGGGTGCCTTCCCCTTACTCTGCTTCAGTCTCACGCTAAGAAACCAAGCAGAGCTTAGAGCTAGCAAAGTTACTCTGGAGCCTGCACAGGCACAGCAAGGAGACCCACAATGTCAGGGTTACCAGAGCTGGTTTACTTCCCCTGGGGCTGGGCAAAGATAAGGTTGGGCTACCCAACTGCAATAACACTTCCTTTTGGTTCAACAACTACCAAGAACCCCCGGCCAGCCGTGCAGGCACACCCCAAACCTGTAGTCAGAGACCTGTGCCGCAAAGTAACCAGGACTGTCCCTCACCCATGGACTCATGAAGCACCACCACCCGATCCCAACTCGAGGATAAGCCTCCTGGGTTTTGCCAAGCAGACTGGATACTTCTTGCTTTCAAGATGTTGGAAGCAGCGGAACctggcagggaggggagggacatGGGGAAGGAGGAGTCTTTAAGAACAGAAACTCCCTCCTGGCTTTCTGTTACATAAGTGCTCTAAAGCCTCTGACATCTGGCAGCTTCATCAACTGAATGCATCCTAAGCAGATCCCTGGCTGGTGCAGATGGTAAAAGTGTCTCAGTGGGTCAGTCAGGGAAACTGATCGTAAGAAACTGACGcctggcgcacacacacacacacacacacacacacacacacacacacacacacacacacacacaccaggaaccCAAAACAGCAATGGTCCTTCTGAAGTGTGGCTGATAGCTCTGTGTAGCAGCAAGCTGGCTTCCTAGGACAGGTTTCCATAGAGAACCTGGGGAATTGGAGCAGCAGAGCCCACGGACACACTCGGGGCCTATTTGTAAGCTGGACCAGGCTGTAAGGGATCCAAGAGTTACACACAGGGAACAGAGACTACAGAGACAGATCTTTTAAGCCTAAGCAGATTGTCTAGGTTCAGGATAAGCGGCTTAGAGGGAACAGGCACGGGCAAAGTGGGAGGGGACTGAGggatcaggttggcctggaagATCACGAGTTCTTGATGGGCAAGAGGTTAGCCTGACTGAGGATACTGGAATGTTTCAGCCAATAGCAGACACTATCAAGATTgtaaggggtggggttggggatttggctcagtggtagagcgcctgcctagcaagcgcaaggccctgggttcggtccccagctccaaaaaaaaaaaaaaaaaaaaaaaaaaaaaagattgtaaggGGAAAGAATTTCAATGAAGAGGCCCGGCTCTTTCCAGTTCTACCCAAGACCACTTGCCTGAGTCAAAAATAGGCAGtgtgaatattttaaaggaatttcTATGAGTCTATCAGTGGTTCCTATAGGGAGACCATGAGTCCCAGGGGCTACTCGATATGTCTGGAAATACTTGGTTGTTATGAAGAGTAGGATAGTAATGGCCCCTAGTGGGGAGAGACCGGGGATTCTAAACATCTTAGCATGTACTAggcagccattaaaaaaaaaatccccatagCTGgggtggtagtgcacacctttaatcatagcactcagaaagcagagacaagcagatctctgagttcaagaccagcctggtccacagaatgagttccaggacagccagggctacacagagaaaccctgtctcaacctccccccaccccaccccccaaaaaacaaaacccagcctCTGTTGTAAATAGTGCTAAAGGGGAGGAACTGCTCTAAATCTAGGTTGAACGGCCTGAGCTTAGGGTGTCTCCCAGAAAGCACTGTTCACACAGCATCTTCTGGACCACTGAGGAGAAGTGGTGGACACTGACAGCATAAACATTTCCCTTCCAGGTGCGGGAGAGTCAGGGAAGAGCACGATCGTCAAACAAATGAAGTGAGTGGAGACATAACCCTGGGAGGAGCGAGGTGGGGAGCCAGTGGACTCAGTGTTGGTGTTGAGCAGAAGGGTCACTAGCTCCAAGGGACCCTGGACTAAAGGACCTACTCTACAATGTCCCTTCCCTCACCCTGCCCTTGGGGACAGCAAATACAGGTGGTTTCATATGACTCTTAAACGCCTCCTCCCGCCCCCGGAGAGTCCCAAGCCCTTAGCTCTGGTTCCTCAGGCCCAGCTAAAAGTTTAGTGCCTGTTCCCTCAAGGATCATTCACCAGGATGGCTACTCACCCGAAGAATGCCTAGAATTCAAATCTGTCATCTATGGGAACGTGTTGCAGTCCATCCTGGCTATCATCAGAGCCATGTCCACACTAGGCATTGACTATGCTGAACCAAGCTGTGCGGTACGTGACTAATGTTATCTGGTTCTGGGTGGAAGCGGGAGAAGAAATAGACCAGAGACCAGCAAACCACAAGGAAAGTCGGGTAAGAAAAAAGTTCTGTGTAAGTCAAATGGCATCTGCGAAACTTCCAATCATCCTCGTTCTAGAAGAGTAAGCAACTTCTACCTTTATAACAAACGTTTACACAACCCACTCCCAGCATCTTTTTGCCTTTGTATCTTAATTTATCACTAAAACATACTCTCCTTGGGGTTTTGCCCGAGCTATGGGGCTTTTATAAGCTAATACACTAGCATTTTCCTGGGTTGTGTATTCAGGGCTAGTATAGCTTTTACATTTCCAGTCCCTGAAGCAACGAACCTGTATCTTCTACCAATCCACCTTCAGGGTCATCTGAAGTCTAAGACCTGAAGGAAGCTCCTAGGACTGTCCTCTAGAAACCCCAGGGCTGGCTACATCTGGAGAGCATGCTGGAAGTTAATTAGCAGTTAAACTGCACCTTCACTGAGACAGGTCTACCTTGGGCTTCGGGAGCAATGCAAAATGCTTTCCACTCAATACATTCCCAGAAACCGCCCCTGGAAAGCCACTGACCTAGTCCTAGCTCATTCTCAGCCAGATTTCTGGATTACACAGGAAGCGGGGAGACAGCTCAACAACCTGGCTGACTCCACCGAGGAGGGGACCATGCCTTCCGAGCTGGTGGAGGTCATCAGAAAGTTGTGGAAGGACGGTGGAGTTCAAGCCTGCTTTGACAGAGCCGCAGAGTTCCAGCTCAATGACTCGGCATCTTAGTAAGACTCTGGGGGAGGCGGCGGGCAAAGCCCAGAGGAAATCCCACCCAGCTGTAAGTCCAGGCAGTGGGCACTGCAGACCCACAAACTGAACTTAAGCCTGTGGAGACATTTGCCTAGGAAGCTGAAGACACAATGTTCAAACCAGGGGGCTCTGC carries:
- the Gnat2 gene encoding guanine nucleotide-binding protein G(t) subunit alpha-2 isoform X2: MGSGISAEDKELAKRSRELEKKLQEDADKEAKTVKLLLLGAGESGKSTIVKQMKIIHQDGYSPEECLEFKSVIYGNVLQSILAIIRAMSTLGIDYAEPSCAEAGRQLNNLADSTEEGTMPSELVEVIRKLWKDGGVQACFDRAAEFQLNDSASYYLNQLDRITDPDYLPNEQDVLRSRVKTTGIIETKFSVKDLNFRMFDVGGQRSERKKWIHCFEGVTCIIFCAALSAYDMVLVEDDEVNRMHESLHLFNSICNHKFFAATSIVLFLNKKDLFEEKIKKVHLSICFPEYDGKSSR
- the Gnat2 gene encoding guanine nucleotide-binding protein G(t) subunit alpha-2 isoform X5: MGSGISAEDKELAKRSRELEKKLQEDADKEAKTVKLLLLGAGESGKSTIVKQMKIIHQDGYSPEECLEFKSVIYGNVLQSILAIIRAMSTLGIDYAEPSCAEAGRQLNNLADSTEEGTMPSELVEVIRKLWKDGGVQACFDRAAEFQLNDSASYYLNQLDRITDPDYLPNEQDVLRSRVKTTGIIETKFSVKDLNFRIACMSLYICSTASVTTSSLRLLPLFSFSTRRTSLRKKLRKSTSVSVSRSMTATIPMRMPGITSRVSSLTST
- the Gnat2 gene encoding guanine nucleotide-binding protein G(t) subunit alpha-2 isoform X4, whose translation is MGSGISAEDKELAKRSRELEKKLQEDADKEAKTVKLLLLGAGESGKSTIVKQMKIIHQDGYSPEECLEFKSVIYGNVLQSILAIIRAMSTLGIDYAEPSCAEAGRQLNNLADSTEEGTMPSELVEVIRKLWKDGGVQACFDRAAEFQLNDSASYYLNQLDRITDPDYLPNEQDVLRSRVKTTGIIETKFSVKDLNFRIACMSLYICSTASVTTSSLRLLPLFSFSTRRTSLRKKLRKSTSVSVSRSMTVRVRGDGIVSLQRPKHKGACLTG